A genome region from Glycine max cultivar Williams 82 chromosome 5, Glycine_max_v4.0, whole genome shotgun sequence includes the following:
- the LOC102663610 gene encoding uncharacterized protein — protein MKQLADKHRSKRHFVVGDLVFVKLHSYRQVSVAERANAKLSPRYLGPFQVVDHVGVVAYKLALPTSSRIHNVFHVSQLKRHVIAADSSPALPDFSAESSSLKEPEAILDQMMVRRRGQAMTKVLVKWKHHLPKDSTWQFYYDLKKKFPSFHP, from the coding sequence ATGAAGCAACTTGCTGATAAGCATAGATCTAAAAGACACTTTGTTGTTGGTGACCTTGTTtttgtcaagcttcattcttacAGACAAGTTTCTGTTGCAGAGAGGGCCAATGCTAAGCTTAGTCCTAGATACCTTGGTCCCTTTCAAGTGGTTGATCATGTGGGTGTTGTTGCTTATAAGCTTGCTTTGCCTACTTCTTCTCGCATACACAATGTGTTTCATGTTTCCCAGTTGAAGAGACACGTCATTGCTGCTGATTCAAGTCCTGCACTTCCTGATTTTTCTGCTGAAAGTTCTAGTCTTAAAGAACCTGAGGCCATTTTGGATCAGATGATGGTTAGGAGAAGAGGTCAAGCTATGACCAAGGTTTTAGTCAAGTGGAAACATCACTTGCCTAAGGATTCCACATGGCAGTTCTACTATGATCTCAAGAAGAAGTTTCCTTCTTTTCATCCTTGA